Genomic segment of Candidatus Dependentiae bacterium:
CGCACTTTGGACATCTCATAAAATTCTCCTGTATTGTCAAAAATAAAAGACAATAAATTGTTAAATTTATTTGACGAGTAATTCATGCAGCTTTTTTTGATAATAGTATAGGCGAGCTCCTTTCTGCTATCACCCTACGGGATTTTGATTGTTAAGATAAATAATCTTCTTGAGTGGCTTTTTTGAAGGCTTGTGCATCCAAATAATTTTGTAAAATAAAAGCAGCGGCTATTGAATGTTCTTTGTTTTTGTCGCCTTTTTTTTGTGTGTTTTTTTCGATCATTACTGATTGAGCTCGCTTGCTTGAAAGGCGCTCATCGCAAAACTCGTGAGGGATATTTTTTTTAATTTTGGTATTAAGTTCTTGTAGCAGAGAATTGGCTTGTTGTTTTATTTTTTCTGTTTGCTCGCTGGATGTTCCACGCATTGTTGTTGGAAGCCCTACAATAATTTTTTCGATATGTTCTTGCTTGAAGATTTGAATTAATTCGTTCACAGCGGTATCTACAGTGGCTGTCTTGAGTGGTCGACAGGTCATTTGAAGTCCATCAGAAATTGCAATTCCAACCCAGCGATCGCCAAGATCGAGTCCTAATACTTTCATTGCAGACACCTTTTATCATTAGAATGGTATTTTTACAAGCATAAAATCATTTTTCATGCTTGTAAAAATACTTGATTTATCGCATATCTGAATAACTTTGATTAATCACTTTTTGGAAGGCCTCTGTATCCGTGGGCGCACCCTTTGAGGTATATCCAGTGGGAATGCCATTCAATAGATGGGTGTTTTGCTGATTCATGCCTAGCAAGTTGATCTGAAATTGATTTAAAAAAGCCATCATTTGCTTCTTTTTTGGCAGCTTCGCCTTCAGCAAGACCATTTTTGTATCGAGTCATCAGGGCTGCTTGAGTTTCGGGGGATGTCTTTTCGTGCTCAAATTGAATAGCAGCAAGTCGTCCTTGCCAATATTCAAGACTGACGACAGCTCCTGGTGCTCCAAGGTTAGTTTCAAAAAAATGTACGTGCCAGGATGCTTCATTGAGCAATTGTTGGGGAGAATATTTTTCGCAAAGCTTTTGCCCTTCGTAACGACCAGTT
This window contains:
- the ruvX gene encoding Holliday junction resolvase RuvX, which translates into the protein MSAMKVLGLDLGDRWVGIAISDGLQMTCRPLKTATVDTAVNELIQIFKQEHIEKIIVGLPTTMRGTSSEQTEKIKQQANSLLQELNTKIKKNIPHEFCDERLSSKRAQSVMIEKNTQKKGDKNKEHSIAAAFILQNYLDAQAFKKATQEDYLS